The following proteins are encoded in a genomic region of Rhodoferax aquaticus:
- a CDS encoding helix-turn-helix transcriptional regulator — MNAPYQSQLSLPLTPALVKALAAMTGAIGDANWFDTVLSLLGNACALDSGGVMVFHRHQRPRRIVHRFNPLERKLPEDAFLSGPYALDPNYQLFLQGCPSGVYWLRDVAPDDFYDSEYYRVFYSQIGLSDSIDLLWRINADTALNIFIERSIKQPQFQHADFIAVTAIAPLIFAAAEKHHALTAASSLVDTEQLTHRKVQSTIANFASSLLTKREREVLFYMISGYSSALTAERLRTSEGTIKIHRKNIHRKLDIGSQAELFSLFINCIPFASPDGTNDPLRIYQKAPASSRPKGLLEAALPVLLA, encoded by the coding sequence ATGAATGCGCCTTACCAATCCCAACTGTCTCTGCCACTCACCCCAGCCTTGGTCAAAGCCCTGGCCGCGATGACTGGGGCCATTGGTGATGCCAACTGGTTCGACACCGTGTTGAGTTTGCTCGGTAACGCCTGCGCGCTGGATTCCGGCGGAGTCATGGTGTTTCACCGCCATCAACGGCCGCGACGCATCGTGCACCGCTTTAACCCGCTGGAGCGCAAGCTGCCGGAAGATGCTTTCTTGTCCGGCCCCTATGCGCTCGACCCCAACTACCAGTTGTTTTTACAGGGCTGCCCCAGTGGGGTGTATTGGTTACGCGATGTTGCGCCGGACGACTTTTATGACAGCGAGTACTACCGGGTGTTTTACTCGCAAATCGGCCTGTCCGATTCGATCGACCTGCTGTGGCGCATCAATGCTGACACCGCACTCAACATATTTATCGAACGCAGCATCAAACAACCTCAGTTTCAACATGCCGATTTCATCGCCGTCACGGCCATAGCTCCGCTGATTTTTGCTGCTGCGGAAAAGCACCATGCGCTCACCGCTGCCTCTTCATTGGTGGACACTGAACAACTGACGCACCGCAAAGTGCAAAGCACGATCGCCAACTTTGCCAGCTCGCTGCTGACCAAGCGTGAACGCGAGGTGCTGTTTTACATGATCAGCGGTTACTCTTCGGCACTGACGGCTGAGCGGCTTCGCACCAGCGAAGGCACCATCAAAATTCACCGCAAGAACATCCACCGCAAGCTTGATATTGGATCGCAGGCCGAGCTCTTCTCGTTGTTTATCAATTGCATACCGTTTGCCTCGCCCGACGGCACCAACGACCCGCTACGGATTTACCAAAAAGCACCGGCCTCCAGCAGACCTAAAGGGCTGCTGGAGGCCGCGCTTCCTGTTTTGCTTGCCTGA